CCATGTCCCTGTTAGGGGAAACCATCGATATTCATGGCGGCGGAGAAGATCTTTTATTTCCCCATCATGAAAATGAAATCGCCCAGAGTGAAGGATTTTCAGGAAAGAAATTTGTCGGCTATTGGATTCATAATGGATTTGTGACGGTTAATCAGGAAAAGATGTCAAAGTCGCTAGGGAATTTTTTTACGATAAAGGAAATCTTTAATAAATATTCGTATCCTGTTAATATAACAGGGGAAATTTTACGCTATTTTATTCTTTCTACGCATTACCGTCAACCCATCCAATTTTCTGATCAAGCGATTGATGAAGCGAAAAGTAGTCTCGACCGGTTTTATGATCTATTAAAACGATGTAAAGAGGCTTCCGGAGAAAAGAAGGATGGAGGAATCGACCTGAATCAGGCACTTAACAAAACCCGAACAAGATTTATTGATGTAATGGATGATGATTTTAACACACCTGAAGGCATTGCTCATCTTCATTTGCTACGGAGTGAATTGAATAAACATTTCTCCCATGGCATAGATGCTGAAGAGGGACGTAAAGTTTTAAGTTTTTTCGCGGAGGTCGGAAAACCGCTCGGCCTCTTTCATGTATCGCCTGAGCAATGGCCCTTTTTTGTTCCTATTCCTGAGGTTTCCAGTCCATTTTCTTCTCAAAGGAAACAAAATACGATTTCCGGAACCTCTACCTTTAAACCCGTCCTAGTACCGGAAGACGAAGCCATTAAAAAATTAATTATGGAACGTGCCGAGGCCAAAAATAAAAAAGATTTTAAAAAGGCTGACGAAATTCGCAAAGATCTATTAAAAGAGGGTGTTATTCTGGAAGATCATCCTGGTGGGAAAACAACTTGGAAAAAATAAGTAGAAATGAAAACCTGGTGATCGGGATGCATCCGATGCTGGAAGCCTTAAGAGCCAAGGGACGCTCTTTTAGTCAGATTTATATTCAAAAAGGGAAAAAAGAATCTTCTCTGAAGGAAATGATTCAACTGGCCAAAGAGCAGAATATCCGGGTGACCTATGCCGCAAAAGAAATCCTTGATCAAATTTCCGGAACCTTAAAACATCAGGGCGTTTTGGGACTCGGAGCGTCTAAACGGTATGACACCATCGACCACCTCCTCGAACATTCCCGGCAAACAGGAGAACCGGCTTTTTTCTTGATTCTTGACGAAATCGAGGACCCGAGAAATCTTGGAGCTATTTTAAGAACGGCTGAAGGGGCGGGCATACATGGCGTTATTCTTCCAACCCGGCGTTCAGCGGGAATTACTGAAACAGTTGCAAAGACCTCTGCCGGAGCCATAGAATACGTCAAGGTTGTTCAAGTCGTTAATATCGTTCAAACGATTGAATTTCTAAAAACTCAGGGGATTTGGGTTTACGGCTTAGACGGCGAAGCAAAAGCAACCTATCTTCAAATGGATTACACTGCACCCGCTGCTTTTGTCTTAGGTGCGGAAGGAAAAGGACTCCGTCCGCTGGTTAAACAAACCTGTGACATGACGATCTCAATTCCGATGAGGGGAAAAGTCCAATCGTTAAACGTATCAACCGCCGCAGGTATCGTCGTTTATGAAGTCCTCAGGCAGAGAGCCAAAATTTCGAAATAAAGAATAAAAAAGGTTTAATCAGAAAGAAAAATGTATGCTGAATGAATTAACCGACAAATTAAATACAATTTTTAAAAAAATCAGGGGTGTTGGTGTCTTAAAAGAAGAAAACATCAATGAGGCATTGCGTGAAGTCCGCCTGGCCTTCCTCGAAGCCGACGTTAATTTTAAAGTCGTTAAAGGTTTTATTGATGCCGTAAAAGCAAAAGCTCTTGGCCAGAAGGTGATGGAAAGCTTCACCCCCGGCCAACAGATGATCAAGATCGTCTACGAGGAACTCTGTCTTCTTCTTGGCGGGCAACAGAATAAAATACCCATGGCTTCCATGCCCCCCACGGTTTTCATGCTCATTGGTTTACAGGGAGCGGGTAAAACAACCACGGCAGGGAAAATAGCGGCCTTTTACAAAAAAGAAGGAAAAAGGGTCTTGCTGGTTCCCGCAGATCCCTACCGGCCGGCGGCAAAAAATCAATTGGAGTTTATCGGAAAACAGATTGAAGTCGACGTCGATTCCTCAGACCAAAAAGATCCAATAACGATCGTAAAAAACGCACTCTCCCGGGCAAAACAACAGGGATATGACTTAGTCGTTATCGATACCGCGGGACGGCTTCAAATCGATGAAGCTCTGATGGAAGAGCTCCAGATGATCAAATCCCTGGTCAATCCCCATGAAATTCTTATGGTGGCCGACGGGATGATCGGGCAGGAAGCCGTAAAAGTGGTCGAAGGATTTCATCAGCGTTTAGGAATTACCGGGATCGTGTTAACAAAAATGGAAGGCGATGCCAGAGGTGGAGCGCTTCTTTCCATGAAGCAGGTGACCGGAACACCGGTACGATTTATCGGGACCGGCGAGAAATTAGATGCCCTTGAATTTTTTTACCCCGACCGGATGGCCTCCCGAATTCTGGGAATGGGAGACGTTCTGTCGTTGATCGAACTTGCTCAGGAAAACTTCGATAAAAAACAGGCGGAAATCGTTACCAAAAAAATCCAGACCAATCACTTTACCCTTACAGACTTTAAAGAACAGATAAAACAGCTTAAAAAATTCGGTTCTTTTGAAAAAGTTCTTTCTATGATTCCTGGCGCCGGCCAACTTAAATTAGGCGGAGATATGGCGATGCCGGAAAAAGAGCTGGCAAGGATTGAAGCCATCATTAACTCCATGACTCTTAAGGAAAGAGAAAACCCGGGTATGATAAACGGCTCCAGGCGGAAAAGAATTTCCAAAGGAAGCGGCACGACTGTGCAGGAGATCAATAAATTACTCAAGCAGTTCATGGAAGCCAAAAAAATGATGAAAACCTTGAGTGCAAAAGGAGGCGCGGCGAAACTATGGCGTTCAATATCGATGAGGAAGGGTTAAAGTCTCTTTTTTATTACACATCAGACGGGGTTATCATCCTCGATTCCTCTCTGAACATCGAAGCGTTAAATCCCTCAGCCGGGGAAATTACGGGGTGGAATATGGAAGAGATGATTGGGAAAAAGTTCCCTGTTCACCAACTCATCTATTTGAATTCCTCTCAAAATAAGGCCAATCATCTGCTCTTTAACCCTTCCGGGGCAAATTTCGACCTGGAAATGGAGGTAACGCTTGGATCTGGCAATAAAGTTCTTCTCCCTGCCATTTCCTTTCCCATCACCACTCCTGAAGAAAAACCCTGCTATGGTTTAATTCTTGAAAATGTTCTTTTGAAATATGGTCTTGGAGAAAAACAGATTAAAACAGAGCGGCTGGATGAATTAACAGGACTTTATCATAAAACTTTTTTTGAACAGGCCGCCGAAGAGGAAATTAAAAGGATGCGGAAACATGGCGGCGTTTTAGGCGCCCTTCTTGTTCAAATCGGCAATTTAGCGTTTATTAATCAAAGTTACGGCAAGGCTAAAGCCAACGAGATTGTTAAAAAAGTAGGGGAGATTGTAAAAGGAAATTCCCGCGATGTCGACCTGGTGGGCCGGTTTTCCGAAGATGAAATAATGGTTTTACTCATTCATTCCGACAATCATAAAATGAATATTATTCTAAAACGGCTTAAAGAAAAATTCGTTCAGGAGAACCAAACTCGGGCCTTTCCCGTTCCGGTTAACATAAAAGTGGGAAAAACCCTGATGAATCATGATTACGAACAAATTTTCAATCATGTAAAACTCTCTCTTGAAAATTTTATTTAACCAGGTTATAATTACAGCTTTTGAAAATTGTAAAACTCTAAACGTAAGGAGATCCTGTGGCAGTAACAGTAAGACTATCCCGGATGGGAAGACATAAAAGACCCTTTTATAGAATCGTGGCAACCGATTCAAGATTTCCCAAAGAAGGTCGTTTTCTGGATATTTTAGGAACTTACGATCCGTTGGGAAAGGAAAAAAAGGTTACGATTCAAACCGATCGGATTCAATATTGGTTGGGCCAGGGAGCTCAAATGTCTGACACTGTCAGAAGCATTTTCCAGAAAGAGGGTCTTTTCAAAAACAAATAACGTTTCGAGAAAGCACCTGAGCCCAAGGAGCCTGCTATGGAAGTTGAGCCGATGAAAAACTTAATTGAATACATCGCAAAATCTTTAGTGGATAAACCAGAAGGGGTCGTTGTAAGAGAAACTGATGGTGAAAAAACCACGATTATTGAGTTGCGGGTCAATCAGGAAGATCTGGGAAAAGTAATCGGAAAGCAGGGAAGAACCGCTAGAGCCATGAGGACCATCCTAAATGCCGCCGGGACAAAATTAGGCAAGAGGTGCGTTCTTGAAATATTAGAGTAACTGAAAAAAGCCCATGGAAAAAGATTGGATTATCATCGGAAAAATCCTTAAACCCAGAGGGCTTTCCGGCGAGCTTAAGGTAAAACTTCTGACAGACTTTCCGGAACGTTTTGCCGCAGGAAAAACGGTTTTATTAAAAAAAAAGAACTGATTCCATGTTTAATCGCCGAGTCACAGATTCAAGGGGACTTTGCCTACATTCGTTTAGATCATATTCGGTCCGTTGAAGAAACGAAGGAATTAATCGGAGAGACGTTTGTTATCCCTTTTGAGGAACTGGCCCCGCCAGGAGAAGGCGCTTTTTATCCCTTTCAACTGATTGGGTGGGATGTTTTTACGGAAGAAAATGAACATATCGGACAAATTATTGAGATTTATTCATTCCCGCATCAGTCTATTTACGAAATAAAAAAAGGGAAAAAAGAATATTTAATACCGGCAACAAAAAATTTTATAAAAAAAATAGATTTACTTGAAAAAAAAATCATCATTCATGCCATTGACGGCTTATTAGGATAGAAGATGATACGGGTAAAAATTTTAACCTTGTTTCCCGACATGGTGCTCCCTGTTTTAAATCATAGTATTTTGAAAAGAGCCATAGAAAACAGGGCCTTACAGGTTAAAGTGATCGATATTCGGGATTTTTCTAGAAAGAAACACAGACAGGTGGATGATACCCCTTATGGCGGCGGTGCGGGGATGGTCATGTCTCCTGAACCGGTTTTTGAAGTCTTTGATTCATTGAAGACCGAAGGGCCCATGCGTATCATTTTGACCAGCCCGCGCGGAAAGATCTTTAATCAGGAAAAAGCTCAGGAATTAAGTCAAGAAACAAAAACAATTGTTTTTCTATGCGGGCGCTACGAAGGCCTCGATGAAAGAATTTCGATTGCTTTTGCCATGGAAGAAATTTCAATCGGAGATTTCATTTTAACAGGAGGAGAATTGCCAGCTCTGGTGATTTTAGACGCGATGAGCAGATGGGTGCCAGGAGTATTAGGCTCCAAAGAATCGATTCAAGAAGAATCTTTTTCGTCAGATCTTCTTGAATATCCCCATTACACAAAACCTTCTGTTTTCAGGGGAATGGAGGTTCCGCCTGTTTTATTGTCAGGTCATCACGAAGCGATCCGTAAATGGCGTTTAAAAGAGTCGCTCCGTAAAACAATGCAAATGCGGCCTGATTTGATGGCAAAAAAAGTCTTTAACAATGAAGAACTGGATCTTTTAAAAGAAATAGAGAAAGAAAATCATCAAACGGAAGTGGAAATAGTTAAAAATTAGCGACATTGCCAAAAGCGAAGCAACCGGCTTTGCTGGTGCGTAGCGAGGGGTTCGGGGGCTTAAAAAACATAGTTTCGCTGCGGGAGCGCTCGCGAGCAAGCTTTGTGGGACAGCCCCCTGAATATAAATAGACAGGCAGCTTTGTGGGAGGAACAGGGTCATGAATCAGAAAGAAAGAATTGAACGGGGGCTCCTCAAGAAAGAGACTCCAAGTTTTAAAATCGGGGATACCGTCAATATCCATGTCAAGGTTATTGAAGGGGAGAAAGAGAGAATTCAGGTTTTTAAAGGATTGATCATCGGGCGGAAGGGAACGTTAAATCGGGAAACATTTACCGTCAGGAAAATCTCCTATGGCGTCGGCGTCGAGCGTATTTTTCCGGTCCATTCCCCTTTTATCGAGAAAATTGAAGTATTAAGGGAAGGGAAAATTCGAAGAGCGAAACTCTATTATCTTCGTGGCAAAAAAGGGAAAGCCGCCAGAATTGCTGAAAGAGAATATAAGGCAGAAGGACCGGTTGCTACCCAGATCCCTGTGATTGAAGAGAACGTTGAAACCCTGGCGCCCGTTGGCGTTGAGACCAAAGGCGCTGCCTAAACCTTTTGATGATCTCCTAATGGATTCCGCTCTCGCCAGCAGATGGGAAAAAATGGCCCGGTTTGAAAACCAGGTGCTAAAAGCCGGTTTTCATTCCACCGCTGGAATCGATGAAGCAGGAAGGGGCCCGTTGGCCGGGCCGGTCGTTGCGGCGTCCGTGATTTTCCCCGTTGATTTTAAGCTCTTGGGACTAAATGATTCAAAACAGCTGACCGCCGGACAACGAAACCTCTTCTACAAAGAAATTATAAAAAATGCCCTGGCAATAGGGGTTGGGATCGTAGAACCAGAGGTCATTGATCAAATCAATATTCTTCAGGGAACTTACCTCGCCGCCCAAATTGCGGTTTCAAATATGCCTTTTCCTCCCGAATTTTTACTCATTGACGCTCTAAACCTTTCTTTTTTAAACATTCCCCAAAAATCTATCATTAAAGGGGATACCCTCTCTTATTCGATTGCCGGGGCCTCCGTCATTGCCAAAGTGACTCGAGACCGTTTAATGGACGCTTATCACATTCAATTTCCCCAGTATCATTTCAACCGTCATAAGGGATATGGGACCAAAGAACACCTATCCATTTTACGCCAATTGGGTCCATCACCGATTCACCGAAGGTCTTTCCGCGGTGTCAAACCGTCACCTTCTTAGTCTGGAAATTTTATTTTTTTCTTGGTATAGTGAAGCAACCGGCTTTGCCGGTGCAGAACGCGGGGTTCGGGGGCATTGAGCCTCCGAGCTGGCTTTAGGAGCGTTTTCACAGCGGACATGAGACTAGATTTTTAAAAACATTAGCTCCGTTGCGAAGGCCCCTGAATATGAATGAAAAAACCGTTAAAAAAGCCAGGCGCAAATGACTTCAATTACCCAGGAGTATGGTCAGGAGGCTGAAAATCATGCCGCCCAGTTTTTAGCCCGCAGGGGATATGCCATTCTGGAGAAGAATTATAAAACCCGTTTCGGAGAAATAGATTTAATTGCAAAAGATCAAGAATATCTTGTCTTTGTTGAAATTAAAGCCCGGAAAAATGACCATTTTGGAGGCGCCCGCGCCGCGATCACGCCAACTAAAAGGAAAAAAATCATTCAGATGGCTAAATTTTATATCTTTTCAAAAAAAATCGAGAGCGATGTTCGATTTGATGTTGTGCTCATCTTGGGACCGATCGATTCGCCCTCTGTTGAACTCATCCAAAATGCGTTTGATTTAAGTCTTTAAGGAAATGATCGAAAACTCTCTTCTTTCCCTGAAAAAGATGTTATAAAGTGAACTATGCAGACAGGTTTTAATACGGATATCGAATACCAGAAAATGATTTTCCATGTGCAAACGGAAGACAGCGGACCTCAAAATCCGGTGATCATTACGCACCTTTTTTATAAAGGGGCGATTTTATCCTCAAAAAAAACGAATTATTCGGCTTTATTTATTCCAAAACATGAAATAGAGAAATTAAAAGATTTAATGAAACGGCAACATGAAGAAATGATCGCCTCTCTTTTAAACGGGCAATGTAATCATTTTCTGGGAAGCGGTGAAAAGAAGAAGAAAACAAGTCTGGACGATTATGTAGATGAATACATTAAAAACAAGCAATGATTCAAATTTCTAATCTTTACAAAGGCTACCACCCCGATCGTTATACACTCAAAGATTTTAATTTAAAAATTGAGAAAGGGGAATTTGTATTTATCATGGGGCCGAGCGGCGCCGGCAAGACAACCCTTCTCAAACTTCTTTTTTGTGAAGAAAAAATTGACCAGGGATATATCCTGGTTCAAGGCCAGAATATTTCCCGCCTAAAACCCTCTGCTATTCCTTATTATAGAAGAAAAATTGGATTCATCTTTCAGGACTTTAGACTTATCCTTCGGAAAACCGTATTCGAAAACGTTGCGCTTGCCCTCAAAGTCCTTTACCTGCCAAATAAGGAAATTCAAAAAAAGGTTCACGAAGCGCTTAGCCTGGTCGGACTTGAATATAAAAAAGACTTAAAAAGCATAGACCTTTCCGGAGGAGAACAACAGCGCGTCTGTATCGCAAGAGCTTTTGTCAATCGTCCGGCGATTATTTTAGCCGATGAACCCACCGGAAACCTTGATTTTGATCTCTCCCTCCATTTTCTACAGCTCTTAAAAGGTATTCAGGCGCGCGGGACAACTGTGGTCGTCGCTACCCACAATAAGGAATTGGTTAACCTGTCCAGGAAACGAGTGGTTTACATAAAAGAAGGGCGGGTGGTTACCGATCAACCCGCGGGCTTAGCCTGAACCCCCATGGCCACTTTATATTATTTTTTTAAGGAATTTTTATATAATTTAAACCGTCATCGGTTATTAACGCTCGGGGCGGTATTAACCTCCGCGTTTATATGGGTGATTCTCGGGTTTTTCGCGATCATTTATTTCAATCTTTTCGAGCTTTATTCAAGCCTGAAGGAAGATGTTAAACTCATTGTTTATCTTCAAGATGGGTTAAGCGGAGGCGATGTAAAATTTTTGGAAGAGAGGCTTTCTGCCGAACGAGAGGTTTCGTCCATTCGTTATATTTCAAAAGAACAAGCCTTGACCGGTTTTCGAAAAACGCTCCAGGCTAAAGATGATTTATTTAAAAATTTTGAAGGGAATCCCCTTCCGAGTTATTTTGAAATCAAATTCAAAGACCTCTACCAATCTTCGGAAGATTACACGAGATT
This DNA window, taken from Nitrospirota bacterium, encodes the following:
- a CDS encoding cysteine--tRNA ligase; translated protein: MKIKIFNSMNRQKEIFKPLISEKVNMYVCGVTVYDDSHIGHARSAIVFDMIARYFRFRGFEVTLVKNFTDVDDKIIKRSHEENIPWKNLTEKYIDEYHNDMDRLNVTRPTHEPKATEYISDMIKIIQRLMEKGYAYESAGDVYYRVNAFKSYGQLSRRDLSIESAGIRVDVNELKENPLDFVLWKSSKPGEPSWDSPWGKGRPGWHIECSAMAMSLLGETIDIHGGGEDLLFPHHENEIAQSEGFSGKKFVGYWIHNGFVTVNQEKMSKSLGNFFTIKEIFNKYSYPVNITGEILRYFILSTHYRQPIQFSDQAIDEAKSSLDRFYDLLKRCKEASGEKKDGGIDLNQALNKTRTRFIDVMDDDFNTPEGIAHLHLLRSELNKHFSHGIDAEEGRKVLSFFAEVGKPLGLFHVSPEQWPFFVPIPEVSSPFSSQRKQNTISGTSTFKPVLVPEDEAIKKLIMERAEAKNKKDFKKADEIRKDLLKEGVILEDHPGGKTTWKK
- the rlmB gene encoding 23S rRNA (guanosine(2251)-2'-O)-methyltransferase RlmB; translated protein: MHPMLEALRAKGRSFSQIYIQKGKKESSLKEMIQLAKEQNIRVTYAAKEILDQISGTLKHQGVLGLGASKRYDTIDHLLEHSRQTGEPAFFLILDEIEDPRNLGAILRTAEGAGIHGVILPTRRSAGITETVAKTSAGAIEYVKVVQVVNIVQTIEFLKTQGIWVYGLDGEAKATYLQMDYTAPAAFVLGAEGKGLRPLVKQTCDMTISIPMRGKVQSLNVSTAAGIVVYEVLRQRAKISK
- the ffh gene encoding signal recognition particle protein codes for the protein MLNELTDKLNTIFKKIRGVGVLKEENINEALREVRLAFLEADVNFKVVKGFIDAVKAKALGQKVMESFTPGQQMIKIVYEELCLLLGGQQNKIPMASMPPTVFMLIGLQGAGKTTTAGKIAAFYKKEGKRVLLVPADPYRPAAKNQLEFIGKQIEVDVDSSDQKDPITIVKNALSRAKQQGYDLVVIDTAGRLQIDEALMEELQMIKSLVNPHEILMVADGMIGQEAVKVVEGFHQRLGITGIVLTKMEGDARGGALLSMKQVTGTPVRFIGTGEKLDALEFFYPDRMASRILGMGDVLSLIELAQENFDKKQAEIVTKKIQTNHFTLTDFKEQIKQLKKFGSFEKVLSMIPGAGQLKLGGDMAMPEKELARIEAIINSMTLKERENPGMINGSRRKRISKGSGTTVQEINKLLKQFMEAKKMMKTLSAKGGAAKLWRSISMRKG
- a CDS encoding diguanylate cyclase, whose amino-acid sequence is MAFNIDEEGLKSLFYYTSDGVIILDSSLNIEALNPSAGEITGWNMEEMIGKKFPVHQLIYLNSSQNKANHLLFNPSGANFDLEMEVTLGSGNKVLLPAISFPITTPEEKPCYGLILENVLLKYGLGEKQIKTERLDELTGLYHKTFFEQAAEEEIKRMRKHGGVLGALLVQIGNLAFINQSYGKAKANEIVKKVGEIVKGNSRDVDLVGRFSEDEIMVLLIHSDNHKMNIILKRLKEKFVQENQTRAFPVPVNIKVGKTLMNHDYEQIFNHVKLSLENFI
- the rpsP gene encoding 30S ribosomal protein S16, which encodes MAVTVRLSRMGRHKRPFYRIVATDSRFPKEGRFLDILGTYDPLGKEKKVTIQTDRIQYWLGQGAQMSDTVRSIFQKEGLFKNK
- a CDS encoding KH domain-containing protein is translated as MKNLIEYIAKSLVDKPEGVVVRETDGEKTTIIELRVNQEDLGKVIGKQGRTARAMRTILNAAGTKLGKRCVLEILE
- the rimM gene encoding 16S rRNA processing protein RimM → MKKKELIPCLIAESQIQGDFAYIRLDHIRSVEETKELIGETFVIPFEELAPPGEGAFYPFQLIGWDVFTEENEHIGQIIEIYSFPHQSIYEIKKGKKEYLIPATKNFIKKIDLLEKKIIIHAIDGLLG
- the trmD gene encoding tRNA (guanosine(37)-N1)-methyltransferase TrmD — its product is MIRVKILTLFPDMVLPVLNHSILKRAIENRALQVKVIDIRDFSRKKHRQVDDTPYGGGAGMVMSPEPVFEVFDSLKTEGPMRIILTSPRGKIFNQEKAQELSQETKTIVFLCGRYEGLDERISIAFAMEEISIGDFILTGGELPALVILDAMSRWVPGVLGSKESIQEESFSSDLLEYPHYTKPSVFRGMEVPPVLLSGHHEAIRKWRLKESLRKTMQMRPDLMAKKVFNNEELDLLKEIEKENHQTEVEIVKN
- the rplS gene encoding 50S ribosomal protein L19, which codes for MNQKERIERGLLKKETPSFKIGDTVNIHVKVIEGEKERIQVFKGLIIGRKGTLNRETFTVRKISYGVGVERIFPVHSPFIEKIEVLREGKIRRAKLYYLRGKKGKAARIAEREYKAEGPVATQIPVIEENVETLAPVGVETKGAA
- a CDS encoding ribonuclease HII; translated protein: MDSALASRWEKMARFENQVLKAGFHSTAGIDEAGRGPLAGPVVAASVIFPVDFKLLGLNDSKQLTAGQRNLFYKEIIKNALAIGVGIVEPEVIDQINILQGTYLAAQIAVSNMPFPPEFLLIDALNLSFLNIPQKSIIKGDTLSYSIAGASVIAKVTRDRLMDAYHIQFPQYHFNRHKGYGTKEHLSILRQLGPSPIHRRSFRGVKPSPS
- a CDS encoding YraN family protein; this encodes MTSITQEYGQEAENHAAQFLARRGYAILEKNYKTRFGEIDLIAKDQEYLVFVEIKARKNDHFGGARAAITPTKRKKIIQMAKFYIFSKKIESDVRFDVVLILGPIDSPSVELIQNAFDLSL
- the ftsE gene encoding cell division ATP-binding protein FtsE; protein product: MIQISNLYKGYHPDRYTLKDFNLKIEKGEFVFIMGPSGAGKTTLLKLLFCEEKIDQGYILVQGQNISRLKPSAIPYYRRKIGFIFQDFRLILRKTVFENVALALKVLYLPNKEIQKKVHEALSLVGLEYKKDLKSIDLSGGEQQRVCIARAFVNRPAIILADEPTGNLDFDLSLHFLQLLKGIQARGTTVVVATHNKELVNLSRKRVVYIKEGRVVTDQPAGLA